The genomic window AAGAGAAAGTTCCAAAGCATCTCGTTGAAATTAGTATTCCAGAAAGCCAACTAATTAGGACACAAGCATTTCTAGCATAGTTGACTTCCAAATCATTTCTTTTGAGTAAAGCCTTTTGAGAATACACTTGGCcggaaaacattttgaaatgccTCGTTGTAATTGTTGAGCTTCCATCTGTTCCCAGCCTCTCCTCGCTCGCAAGAATGAACTAGACAAGCTGAGGAAAGACATCAAGGAGCAGTGGCAGAGGGAACAAAAGAAAACGGTATGTAAAGAGTCCCTATATGGTCAATTACTATAAGGGAGTTACTGTTGAGTCAGTAACAATGTGAACGAGCTTCCTTGTATAAGAGACTAATCCGGCGAGAAATGTTGTCAGATAGCCAAGACATTGTCAGATATGCAAATGTCAATAATATGTATCTGTTACACACCCACTATTTTAATGACTTCGACTTATTTGCGTGGTTTTGGCAGCAAGAGGCAGATGCAACCTTGCGTAAAGCACGAGCGCTTAAGtcccagaggagagaggagtacCAGAAAGCCCACTCATCTGCCAACCGCTcccaggaggagcagcagcccAATAATACTGGTAACAAACagctggagaagaagaggaggctggaggaggaggctcTGCAGAAGGTATAAAATAACAATGGGAAAATAAATGGTACTGCATCATGTATGTTCTTGACAATTCAGTGCTTCAGTCACATCCTCACACTGTTCTCTGAATCCATTGTTTTGCTTCAGGCGGAGGAGGCACAGGACCAGTACCAGAGCTGTATCGATGACGCAGGCGTCAGGAGGATGGATCTGGCCAACGCCAAGAGCACCATCCTCACACAGCTCCGAGAGATGGTCTTTCAGTGTGACCTCACCCTCAAAGCTGTGAGTTGACAGAAaggaaatttaaatgtattttaaagaaatatctTAAATGCATGCTGAATGATACAGTTGTAAACAAATGATAAGCCACACAATGAGAAATTGAAAGTCAAGACTGAAACCATCTATTTCAATTTAATTGGAATATTTAAAGGACTAACACTTGATATACCTTATGTTTAAATGATTTCATAtgattaattttgttttattgctttagAATCACTTTTTTCATTCACTCATGTCTCACCTGTTCCTTCACTCattcaaactttaatttgttattCTTCAGGTGACCGTGAACTGGTTTCAGATGCAGCAGGCTCAGAccatgtcacttcctgcccaCTACCAGTCCCTGAGCGAGAGCGCCAAGTTTTATGAACCGGGGGAATGCTACGCTGAGTTCGTCAGGAACCTTCCCAAAAACCTGCCTAAAGAGCGACTGCACTCCGACTCAATCTCCTCTGACAATACCAGGTACCCGAGGACTGTGGCTTTGAAACTCCTAAGACAGCATGAAAAACTCGTCTGAGACCTAAGTTCCTCAACTTGTGCAAGTGTGATGAAATCTGCTCGCTGCACTCGTGTTTGAGGGTTTACAATAAGATAAGCACGGAGGTCACTGGGCAGATTGTTGCAAATGCAAAAGACACAGGCCATGAGgtcaaatgttgtgtttgttcagcTGTTGAGTAGTTTTGGGTCATTTTGGATTCAATTTCAGTTTCATATAACAGTGTTTTGAAATAAGTCTCTCCCACTGTTTTAGAAGTTACTTAGTTCTCCTTTCAGCAAAGGTAACTGTGAGTCAGTGTGCGAGGAGGCAAGAGAGGGGGAACCAAGGAGAGACAGAATGCGTGTTGAATTTGTTGCCCTTCCTCAGGAAATATCTGTGGCGCAGGCTGAATGCAGCAGGGGAGATTGTGAGCGTGAGAGTTTGGCTCTGGTTTAGCTCACTACCCTGACAAAATAAGCAATGCTTCATAACTTACGTTTGTACGTTAAATGTCGGATATATGACGCTGTTGTTCAAATAGCATTGTTAGTTACACATAACAAATCCCAGCGAGAATTTTGGATTTAATGACTTTGAGCAATGTCTATTTAAAACTAAGGAAATACAAAACCCTGAGGGTTCTAAAGCTGAGCCTGTAAtggacagaagcagaaaggtTACTTCTATAGCAAAGATGAGCTAATATTCCTATATACACTGTAGTaaccacagtactacagtataTTAGTCCATAGTATTAGTACTGTCTAGATGACAGATGCAAATTTGACTCAATagataacataacataacaatgCAGATACATTGTTTGACATTAGTTATTAGAAAAACAGATTACATGCTaggaaatgaaaactaaaactCTTAGTGCCTGATGAAGCAATGCCTGAGTCACTTGTGTTCAACGAACAGCTGCAGATTCACACAGTGTAATATAATAAGACTGAACAACAGAAGTATTGCTCAGCAGTGAAATTCATCATATGTAACCTTAAGCACTGAATTTTTATTTCCCCAGGTTTTTGTTCAACAAAAGGTCAGTGGGCAGCACTCATTCCTCCCACGGAAACCTGTCGCAGGCATCCATCACCTCCTGTGACGTGCTGAGCGGAGACGAGGTGGACAGTCCCTCACACAGGCCGGCGAAGATGAGCGAGCGGAGGtccaacagcagcacagacataCAAGGTGGAGATGAGTTAATGGTACTCGTGGCAAGATCACAAGTCAAACAAGGAGAGCCTTTGTATTTACAAGTGCTGTGATTATCAGCAGACTTCAGAGAAGCTGTCATTTGATACTCAGTATTCACACAAGCATGACTGTGAGTAATtgatgaaataacatttttaacacaTGGGTCATTGTAGCTAAGACAGCTTGACAATTTTCAGTATGTAGTGTTTGATTGTTGTTGCTGGAGGTTGCAGACAGAATATCCCTGGTTCAGATGAACCTGAAACCTGCCTGTATCTGCACATGATCCTCTCAGGGTCTTATCGTTTGATCTGTGTCATGGGAATTTTTTCTGGACTTTACTCAAAACAATTTGAGTTGTGTGTTGCTTACTCATCATAGGTCTGGAATATCTGTGTGACTGTTCGTCTCTGAAAATAACTCAAACAACTGCTAAGAATATCACTAAGCAGGCAGTGGCATGCTACTGTATTTCTCTTAAGtttctcagtctgtgtgtgaacggtggtctgtatttgttttcGTGCAGCGCTCAGAGGCCAGGCCCCGCTGAGAGCCTGGGCCTCCAGCAGTCAGGGAAGCCAGGGCGGAATGTGCAGTGACTCGGAGAGCGCCGGAGGCAGCAGCGAGTCGAGGTCCATGGACTCCCCGACCGCAAGTCCAGGTATGAGGAATATTTCACCAAGTTTTTATTAGCTTAGaagtattaaaataaagaaaagaaaggggcAAGGATGCAATATTTGTGCAGATAAAATAGCGAAAAATACATAATCATCACTTTGAAaggctaaaaagaaaaaaatatctttactCTGATAACAAGGCTAAACGAGAATGTAGGCACGCAGTTATTTCTTCTTAACTTTTGTGTAACTTCCTTTTTGTACATTGGACCCACACACTGCTCATATAATTCTGCACTTCCCTCTACAGCTGAAATTGCGAGCCGAGCTGTGCAAAGCTATAAAATATGCTCGCACTAAATGTACACAATGTAGAGCATCGTAGCTTATCTTTGTATAATTTCTATATACTAAATGAACGGTTTAAAATTATAATTACTTTTCTTTATGTGTGCAGGTGACTTTAAACGACGGCTACCCAGGACTCCCTCTACTGGAACCATGTCTTCTGCTGATGACTTGGATGAGAGGGAGCCACCATCACCCTCAGACAATGgttagacgtgtgtgtgtgttgtgttgataaAGATGTGTTATATGCAGCCCTCTTCTTTGAAAGATGCATGTTGCTGTATTGTGTACACCAGCTTTAGACTTGTCTGCAGTAACGCAGTCAGTCAACGGGTCTATTTATGTGACAGGAGTCGAGGGAGCCCGACAGAGCTGCGCAGAAAGGGGGTCGTGTTAGTTTTGGCATTTAGCCTCAGCTCGCACTTCCTGTATCTACGCTGAACTCTTCCAGTTAATGCTCATGTTTGTTTGCTCATTGTTAAGTGAAGCAGCAGACCACCTCTTTTATTTGGcctaatttattttcaattttccGCGAGAATTGAAATGTAATTGTGTGTTACGTAGTGAAATAATAGCTTCTGGTCATTATAGTTTCTATCATTTAGGTCGTTGTCATATCTTATCTTTTGAATTAGATTGTGACTCAATTTGTGAATAACTAGAAACTGTTAAAGGAGAACTAACCGAGACACAAACAAGACCTCAGTGTGTTAAGTTCCCTCATCTGATTTCACCTCATGTGATATCCAGGTCTGGCAGAGATGGTGACGGAGACGGCCAGTTCTCCTGGTCCGTTCCGAAATGCTCAGATGTCCAAAGCTGCTCAAACCCACAAGCTGAGAAAACTGCGAGCGCCGTCTAAATGCAGGGAGTGCGACAGCCTGGTTGTTTTCCACGGAGCTGAATGTGAAGAGGTATAATACTTTTCGATATGTCACATTTTTCCATGAACTCATTCGTATTTATTAATCTaataaactaaaaacatttatgtttgttgGGCTGTCTGTTTCCAGTGCTCCCTGGCCTGCCATAAGAAGTGTCTGGAGACGCTTGCCATCCAATGTGGCCACAAAAAGCTGCAAGGCAGACTTCACCTGTTCGGCATCGACTTTACCCAAGCAGCAAAAAACAGCCAGGATGGAATCCCCTTCATCATAAAGAAGTGCACGTCTGAGATCGAGAGTCGAGCCCTCAACATCAAGGTAAAGTCAGTTTTATAATGCAAGTGGATTTGTCACTTAAGATCTTTgataacagtaaaaaaaacgttCTGATTGATGTCCCCGTTGTTTCATCACAGGGGATTTATCGTGTGAATGGAGCCAAATCCCGCGTTGAGAAGCTCTGTCAGGCGTTTGAAAACGGAAAGGACTTGGTTGAACTGTCGGACCTCTCACCTCATGACATCAGCAATGTCCTCAAACTCTACCTTAGACAGGTACGTCTCAAATGCTTCTTGCAGTTGTTTAAGAAGTTAAAATGATCATTATAAAAGACAGTCAAAGATGATTTTTATCCCAGAATTTAATCTTAAATTTGGTTCTTAGTTTGCAATTTATGTCTTTTACTATTTTTCTGTTTATACTtcttgaaattaaataaaatatatacagttcATGCTCGGGTAGGTTGATTTTCCACCACACAATTCCCTGTCACACCTCACAGTGTATCCTGTTTCCTACAGTTACCAGAGCCACTGATCCTGTATCGATACTACAACGACTTCATCGGCTTGTCCAAAGAGTGTCAGAGGGTGATAGTGGAGGAGGCAGACAAACCTCCAAACACCCAGACCGGAGAGAAAGGCGGCCCGAGCATACAGCTCAACCGAGTCATCTTCAAGATCCGAGATCTGCTCCGCCAGCTGCCCACTGCTAACTATAGGACCCTGCGCTTCCTTATCGCTCACCTGAGCAGGTAAGAGCTGGAAACAGTAAATATTTGGGCCATTCTGCTCAAACACACTAAAGCAAACTTCCTCAAACGACACAAAGGTAAATCGAAACTTCCCTAAAGCACAAAGGAAGTGTTACAAAGAACATCCCGTGCTCTATTTATGGTTTAAGCACggatcattttttaatttaaatgatcaATCTCCATTTCcctattatttaaattttatgaTTTTCTAGAAATATAATCTAGAAATGACTGCTGTTCtttattgttataaataaaactgacaatGACTCCTTTTACCTCAGAGTGAACGAGCAGGCGGAAGAGAACAAGATGACTGCGAGTAACCTGGGTATTATCTTCGGCCCAACGCTGGTGAAGCCACGGCAGACCGATGCGGAGGTGTCCCTGTCCTCCCTGGTGGATTACCCCTACCAGGCTCTGatggtggagctgctggttcGACACTTCCAAACGGTCTTTGAAGTGTCGCCTCTGTCCGGTTCCGACCTCTCCACCACTGGCCAGGGGTCGCCCAGGCTCACCCCTCAGGAGAAGCTGCAGCGGCTCAGCAGACACTCCACCTCCCTGATGGACATCAAAGAGGTGAGGAGGGAttcatataaaacacacaaacagatcttGTTTTTTTAGTGACTATTTAATCCTGAATTGTCCGTTTTGTTCCTACAGGGCGCCAAAGTGTACAAAAGATACTCGTCGGTGATCCCATCCTCACACATCCtggatgaggtggaggaggtccAGCCTGGAACGGACCGAACAGATGACTCAGCCCAACTCAACGGGGTCCAGACAACGAGCGGGGGAGAAGTCCAGAGGTCAACTTTGGTGTTTGGCCGCCCCAGCATCACCAACCCCTCTTCTACCAACGCGGCACCAAAAGTCCAGTTACGCACCCAGCGCGCCAGACAAGTGTCCCGACCAATCAGCATGCCGCTGGAACGTCTGCCCGCCCCTGTTCAGATGAGCGAGAGGAATAATCGAAACGCCGCTGCTAATGTTGACGCCACCTCTTCTGAGCGGGAGAGCGTTTCTGAAACCATACGGGAAATACCAGAGCTGGAAAAGTCACGGCAAAGTGGCTCATCCAGAGTGAGCACGTACTACATCACACCTTTCATTGACACGCAGACAATGCAGAGGAGAACCTGGGACAGGAAGTATAAGCACTATGATGTCACACCCAGGACTGCTATGATTGTGGCCAACCTGCCGCCTTCCAGTGCTGGAGTGCAACCTGTAAAGGCGACGGTGCCCGTCACACTTAACCCGACTGTGACCACCACCTCTGTGGTCTCCACCACGGCCAGTCTGACCAGCATCTTCTCCACCACCCCCTACATGGTCATGCCTGGCTGGACGTCTAAAAGGGAAAACGACACAGGCAATTCAGTCAGTGGATCTAGTAGCTCACCAAACCTTCCACTTACGCTCAGGGCCCCGAGaactctgcagcctcctcccGGAACTTTCTACAAGCCCCCGGTTTCCATTAACAACAGAGCTCGGACGCTTCCAAACTGGACTACAACTGTtaccaccaccacaaccaccacctCCACACTCGCTCCCGTCACCCCCTGTCAGGTAGTCACCCCGTCCCCTGCCCTTACAAGCCCCCCGCAGACACGGCTCCAGACCCAAGACTCCACCGACAGTGCCATCGACCCCGGGGTCCTGACCTCCGCTTCCCTTTCACCGCCGCAGTCCCCACCCCCGAGTAGCCCCGACGACCTCAGCCCCGGTGAGACTAAACCCGTCTACCAAAGACTGCGACCTCGGCGGCTGCAGGAGCTAGAACACAGAGAGGCTCATTTTGTCTGatgccaaataaaaaaacattttatctgtaaatatgaatgtatCTGTGCCAGAGTGTATAACTGGGGAGGTTTTATCAACAAGCTGAGGGTGGGGGGAAAATAATAGGCCTGTGAAATAAACCATGAAAGTGTTATAAGTACTAATATATTCTATTTTACACTTTGAAGTCCTGCGTCAACATTGCTTGGTCGAAGAGTTCAAAACAagcgaaacaaaaaaaagtggcaCCAACGTTGAATGTTCAGTGTCACGTtcttaaatatcaaatatgtacattgtttatttttatgacaaaGGAAATTTGCCAAccacaattttttttgttttgaaaaaacattttaagtcttgtcctgttttatttgtcccataattatattttattttaatcacacaATGCACTTAATACAGGTTGTAATTCTAATGATGCCTTCATTGTTAAAATGTGCTAAATGTTGCATTTTATTCCACGAGGAATAGATGGCGGTAATTCTTTTTAACATGAGGTTCTTAATTTGAAAGAATTTTCCATCGTAGCCTGTGATTggtacatttgttttctcagtaTGTAAGCCCTATGTATCTGTTTACgttttttatattcatacataCTGCATGTTTGTCACAGTCATTTTGTCTCATTACAATTTTGTGACTatacaaaagaaagaaatgacatgCAACAATTCTTgctgcaaattaaaaatgtactttatacTGTTATTTCTGCTTCAGGGGAGTGTTCTTTTAGTTCAGTACAaaagtttttgttattttatgtttggTGGACGTGCataaacagttttatttgtagTTCTTAACTATTCCctgtttcctctgttctcttcatGTATCCAGATTATCGGCTTTATTTTGCTGTAGTGGACAAATTGCAGTGAAATGCATGTGGATTTAGATCCTCTGCTATAAGTTATGATTTTCAGTTCTGATTGATCTGCAAATTATTTCTCGATCAAAAACTTTAGTCCATAAATGTTCACGATGTAATGGGTAAAAATTAAATCTCTTTAAAGTATTGTCCGACCAACAGCCCAAAACTCaaatacttttaatttgaaatgatgtAAAGGAAGGATACATCTTTCCAGTACTTCCTGTGATTTCTGAGGAAGTTTCCTGTTCAGTGGAATTTTGGGCAAATAATATGGTAATtaattgaaaatacaaaataattcaCCTATTAATGGAATTTGTTCATGAATTATAGGAATTATAAGGAAactaaaaaagcaaaataatgaGATTCAGGAAACTGCTTAAAAAAACGACTCACACGATGAATTGATCGTCTGAGTATTTGACAGGAGATTTTTATCCATTAACTTATCAACTAATGTTTTCAGctccagtgtttctgtctcAGAGAGCCAAGGTTTTATAAGAAACATTATTGACCGACTCTCCTGTGACCTTGTTTACTTTCAGTGAGTTACTTCAgtgttttactgtatttgtCGGTTCAGGGAGTGAAGCAGCCACTTGAGCCACCAGGACTCTGTGTTGAGAGTTAAGCTGTGAACTGTTTTCAAGTGCTCTCACTCTGCCTCCGTCGGGGCTCCACATTCTCTCGACCTAACGACCCGTGTCACTTGCTCCGCCTTGTCGAGCTGCTCGGAGCGACGACTCGCTTCAGACTCCTGTGACCCCACCACCCCCTTCCTCGCCCTCCTCCGTCTCTTTCAAACTCTGATTCGCTCAGTGTCAGTGTTTGGCCGGGGGCTCCCAATGACTCTTGCAGGTGAATCTTGGCCCTGTGGACAAACACTGTGGAGGCGGATCAAACCTGTGAAACCCCATCCCCACCTCCCCTCCCTTTTCATCACATCCTCTCCACTGCACATCTCCTCTACGTTTACCTCCAAATGGATGACTGTTGTCTTTTTTCTGCCTGCCCATGTTGAGCTGGGAGATTAGAGCAATCAGATTAGGAGTGCTGCtgacctggaggagagagagagagagggagaggcagagagagcagcTACAGGAGACGTACGCAGCTCTTCGTCCTCGCTTATTGTTTTCTATCACTTCATCTTGTTTGTGAACCTCTTTGCCTCGATGTCGTGCAACTTTAATATCGCTCTGTAAAAGGTAGGAATCAGGATTTACTCTTgtgattgttgttgtgattgtgcTGTTAGAGCTGACAGATGCTAATTTAGCTTTTAAAATACCTGCATCCGATcctcctttatttattttttaaatttatctCTTAATCCCATTTACTTAATTCCTAAATTTCTGTTTCTATCAATCTTGCTCAAAGATTTCCTGTCATGTGTAATTACCTCGTTACAGTTTGAGTAATGAGATGAATTCAGAGAAGTCGGACACATAATAATCGCCTCTGCTCTCCTGCTGTAGTCTCTCGTTATTTTCCTGACGAGTATTAACTTGTCCCTCGCTCTGACGGTCAACACAGATCTATTGGACACGTCACTCTGAACAAATTACTCCTCGTGTCGGACATTTTCCGAGGCCATCTGCACACAACCTGTGGACGTGATTGgcatttgagttttttttttttttccagtaacAACAAAATGATTGTGGAACAAGTCGgcatgagaaaaaacaaattgcTTTTTTACCAATCACATTTCCAGAGTCATGTTTGTACTTAAAACTCACATTCaactaaacatttcattttactaACTTGTATTTTGTTGTCGTCTTCCTGCCAACATGAATACAAAACCTTTAAACTGGCAGTGTTTTGCTCAGGGGCACTAAAGCAGAGGCTCCATGATTATGGACAAAACCACCTAATGAAGATATTCTGCATGAGGCCCAGTCCAGTTTGAGTCAGCAATaaaagtctgtttgtttttaatgagttttAAAACATGATTAGAAAAATCTTAACTATCCCACTTTTGCAGAGCGATGTAGATGTTTGAGCACCGTCATGTTTGCTTCAGCACAAGACTCCTGCTCTCTGACGACCAGGCTCAGTAACATCTGATTTTCACAGTGTCTGTATGCAGCCTGTATGTGATgactcgtgtgtgtttgtaggtttGTCACAGGCTGATGACCGCTTCCAGGGGCTGAGCTGCGGAGCGATGAAGACAGGCTCTCAGATCCGCCTGTTGTTGTGGAAAAACTGGACTCTCCGCAAGAGACAGAAGGTACGGACCTTAATGTGAGCTGGACAGACAACGTTCATACAACTGTTCAGCATCATgcacaacacaaaccacagcttCCTACAACAGCCTGAACAATTTCACAGACTTTCCCGctgtcagtgtttgtatttgcagATATTCACCAGtacaaaaacttttatttcatataaacaATACAGataaaagatgtgcatttatattaaatattttcttaattcaggttctatttgtgttttcttttttgttatttataattaagtccatggttaaactgtaaaatatcaagcctcaattacatttgaTGACATTTTAGGAATATCTTCCTCTTTGGTATCAGAGTTTTTCCCTAATATCGATATAAGCATCAGCCCCAAAACTTTCTCTCGGTCTTGGATAAAGTCTCAGAGTTATGTATGAAGTGTCAGTATAGGAAGTAGTAGtaggtatttgtattttggtacTTTCAGTTTGACTTGTACCTGTTTCTGTCCAGATCCGCTTCCTTGTGGAGATCTGCTGGCCAGTGTTGTTATTCATTGGTCTGGTGTGGCTGAGGAAAGCAAATCCACTGTACCAGCAACATGAATGTAAGAATGAGACGGACCCGAGGACGCCAGTATCTTTTTATTGAACCAGCAGCACATGTTGACTCTGTGGAAACACAAGTCTAAAATCACAAGCCCTCACGTGCCCTCTGACATGTTCTCTGCTTTTTCAGGTCACTTCCCCAACAAGGCCATGCCCTCCGCAGGCATCCTGCCCTGGATGCAGGGCATCTTCTGCAACGCCAACAACCCCTGCTTCAGATACCCAACCAGGGGAGAGTCTCCAGGAGTCgtctccaactacaacaactcaGTGTAAGAAGAATCACAGCCTCAGACGTTGTagaggaaataataaaaaactggaATAGCTTGGAAAGTTATAATTTGTTTAACTATGATAGTGATAAACTTTATTCATACATCACAcaattacaaagtgctttacaaaataaaaacttgaagcCAAAGaatagaaaacaatgaaaagcagTGTAACAACATTAGAGCAcaattacaataataacaaaTGTTAAGAGTAAAAATTATAGAATCACAAAAATATTCGATAAGATTGAttgaaagtgaataaataaaaaggtgaaTACAGACCCCAAATCCTAAGAATAtaaatgagataagataagtGTCACTGATCCCCTAATacataaagttaaataaaataaaaacctcattCCACCTAATCTAGAATAATTTATACATTAGAAATTAACGCAGAGTCTTTTTTCCAGACTGGCTCGGTTCTATGTCGACGTCCAGGAGCTTCTGCTCAATGAGGCCGAGGTCCAGCAGCTCGGACGACTTTGGGGAGAAATGACGTCTTTCTCAAACTTCATGGACACGCTACGGAAAAACCCATCAGTGGTGTCAGGTAAAGGAAAATAGTAGAAACAGGACGTTACACAAagtaaaactgtttttcttcatcctgtTGTCTTTATATCCTCTTTCTGTGCCGCCAAAGCGTTTCCTCACTTTCTCTTTCGTTACTTAAAATCTCTCCTTCAGGGTTATTGTTGCAGATTGTCTATTTGTCTTATTccactttcttctcttctgattaatatatatttttagttaTTGTCCATGACCAGGCCTGAAGGCACACttaaagatgtatttttttaatataactCAGTTAAATGAACTTCATACCATTGGCGGGGACACGGTGTATGAAGCCGCTCTTCCACTCGCTCACTGGTCTTTCCCTGAAAAGTCAAATCCCTgccttgtctgtctgtctgtgaatcATTTCCTTTGAGTGGTCCAGCGCTGCCCGGGTCAATATTTTCTTTAGTGGTTCGgtgtctctctcactgtctctgtgtcGGATTTTCCATCCAGGCCGTGGGCTCAAGATAGAAGACATTCTGAAGGACGACGAGGTTCTCACAGCCTTCCTGCTGCGAGACGCCGGCCTCTCGAACTCCGTCATCCACCAGCTGGTCAATGCACAGCTGCGACTGGAACAGGTGCATCTGCAGAATAAAGTGATATTAAATCACCttagctgtgtttgtgttacatcTACATGCTGGGAGACACTATTACAAGTTTTCTTAGGCCGAGGCAGTCATACCTTCTCCTTCTTCCATCGTTTAGTTTGCCTATGGCGTCCCGGACCTGCAGCTGAAGGACATTGCGTGCAGTCAGGCGTTGCTGGAGCACTTCATCATCTTCCCCAGTCGCATGGGACTCCACGTGGTCCGCAACGCCATGTGTGCCCTCAGCCAGCAAAGGCTGCAGAAGATCGAGGACATCCTCTACTCCAACCTGGACTTCTTCAAGATCTTCAAACGGGTAAACACACTGTTGTATTCATCATATCCAGTGATCCTCGCTGATTCCTGTCGTTGCTTTCATCTGTTCCTCCGAGTCCTGATCATCATCAACATGTTCGGAGAAGATTTCTTGCTTTGTTATCGACACTGCAAATAAGAAACTAAGCAAATGGCTGTTTTTCATTGACGTCCTGGTCGTAGTTTCCTCTGTGAAATCCTCTGGAAGGCGATTTGTTCTATATTCCTCAACAATCGCACAAGAAAATACCACAGATGTGATTTTTAATCCAAAGGCTGAACTTGTT from Paralichthys olivaceus isolate ysfri-2021 chromosome 16, ASM2471397v2, whole genome shotgun sequence includes these protein-coding regions:
- the LOC109644233 gene encoding rho GTPase-activating protein 29-like isoform X1; its protein translation is MLRKSSSSGGIGTNHAQGPPRHLPKSHTGSLSARSTKTLDMGHSSKNPNPLSSMGLSSRLVGAPGVDPEYVMQLVNDVRWFADVLLSLKDAFQCKENLEGLQKVVQERLTELLRVLKAVIGKHQTLNSVDILGAAGTVIAKVKGVNFKEVNPENSKAIFGEIHTSIDTLAFTFGNVVSDFLMGDVDSGSGLGIPQTRRSRSFDNLSVDPEGYVSEKSDLVGPEVPLSREEEVDLTLLKNDSGVESALLYAKAWSKYIKDLLAWMEKRMAMDIEYAKNYAKMAESAKTLASQQDYMPFSDIYVSTFKKDIEYNQLLIQTAMALQTNKFIQPLLARKNELDKLRKDIKEQWQREQKKTQEADATLRKARALKSQRREEYQKAHSSANRSQEEQQPNNTGNKQLEKKRRLEEEALQKAEEAQDQYQSCIDDAGVRRMDLANAKSTILTQLREMVFQCDLTLKAVTVNWFQMQQAQTMSLPAHYQSLSESAKFYEPGECYAEFVRNLPKNLPKERLHSDSISSDNTRFLFNKRSVGSTHSSHGNLSQASITSCDVLSGDEVDSPSHRPAKMSERRSNSSTDIQALRGQAPLRAWASSSQGSQGGMCSDSESAGGSSESRSMDSPTASPGDFKRRLPRTPSTGTMSSADDLDEREPPSPSDNGLAEMVTETASSPGPFRNAQMSKAAQTHKLRKLRAPSKCRECDSLVVFHGAECEECSLACHKKCLETLAIQCGHKKLQGRLHLFGIDFTQAAKNSQDGIPFIIKKCTSEIESRALNIKGIYRVNGAKSRVEKLCQAFENGKDLVELSDLSPHDISNVLKLYLRQLPEPLILYRYYNDFIGLSKECQRVIVEEADKPPNTQTGEKGGPSIQLNRVIFKIRDLLRQLPTANYRTLRFLIAHLSRVNEQAEENKMTASNLGIIFGPTLVKPRQTDAEVSLSSLVDYPYQALMVELLVRHFQTVFEVSPLSGSDLSTTGQGSPRLTPQEKLQRLSRHSTSLMDIKEGAKVYKRYSSVIPSSHILDEVEEVQPGTDRTDDSAQLNGVQTTSGGEVQRSTLVFGRPSITNPSSTNAAPKVQLRTQRARQVSRPISMPLERLPAPVQMSERNNRNAAANVDATSSERESVSETIREIPELEKSRQSGSSRVSTYYITPFIDTQTMQRRTWDRKYKHYDVTPRTAMIVANLPPSSAGVQPVKATVPVTLNPTVTTTSVVSTTASLTSIFSTTPYMVMPGWTSKRENDTGNSVSGSSSSPNLPLTLRAPRTLQPPPGTFYKPPVSINNRARTLPNWTTTVTTTTTTTSTLAPVTPCQVVTPSPALTSPPQTRLQTQDSTDSAIDPGVLTSASLSPPQSPPPSSPDDLSPGETKPVYQRLRPRRLQELEHREAHFV
- the LOC109644233 gene encoding rho GTPase-activating protein 29-like isoform X2 is translated as MGDVDSGSGLGIPQTRRSRSFDNLSVDPEGYVSEKSDLVGPEVPLSREEEVDLTLLKNDSGVESALLYAKAWSKYIKDLLAWMEKRMAMDIEYAKNYAKMAESAKTLASQQDYMPFSDIYVSTFKKDIEYNQLLIQTAMALQTNKFIQPLLARKNELDKLRKDIKEQWQREQKKTQEADATLRKARALKSQRREEYQKAHSSANRSQEEQQPNNTGNKQLEKKRRLEEEALQKAEEAQDQYQSCIDDAGVRRMDLANAKSTILTQLREMVFQCDLTLKAVTVNWFQMQQAQTMSLPAHYQSLSESAKFYEPGECYAEFVRNLPKNLPKERLHSDSISSDNTRFLFNKRSVGSTHSSHGNLSQASITSCDVLSGDEVDSPSHRPAKMSERRSNSSTDIQALRGQAPLRAWASSSQGSQGGMCSDSESAGGSSESRSMDSPTASPGDFKRRLPRTPSTGTMSSADDLDEREPPSPSDNGLAEMVTETASSPGPFRNAQMSKAAQTHKLRKLRAPSKCRECDSLVVFHGAECEECSLACHKKCLETLAIQCGHKKLQGRLHLFGIDFTQAAKNSQDGIPFIIKKCTSEIESRALNIKGIYRVNGAKSRVEKLCQAFENGKDLVELSDLSPHDISNVLKLYLRQLPEPLILYRYYNDFIGLSKECQRVIVEEADKPPNTQTGEKGGPSIQLNRVIFKIRDLLRQLPTANYRTLRFLIAHLSRVNEQAEENKMTASNLGIIFGPTLVKPRQTDAEVSLSSLVDYPYQALMVELLVRHFQTVFEVSPLSGSDLSTTGQGSPRLTPQEKLQRLSRHSTSLMDIKEGAKVYKRYSSVIPSSHILDEVEEVQPGTDRTDDSAQLNGVQTTSGGEVQRSTLVFGRPSITNPSSTNAAPKVQLRTQRARQVSRPISMPLERLPAPVQMSERNNRNAAANVDATSSERESVSETIREIPELEKSRQSGSSRVSTYYITPFIDTQTMQRRTWDRKYKHYDVTPRTAMIVANLPPSSAGVQPVKATVPVTLNPTVTTTSVVSTTASLTSIFSTTPYMVMPGWTSKRENDTGNSVSGSSSSPNLPLTLRAPRTLQPPPGTFYKPPVSINNRARTLPNWTTTVTTTTTTTSTLAPVTPCQVVTPSPALTSPPQTRLQTQDSTDSAIDPGVLTSASLSPPQSPPPSSPDDLSPGETKPVYQRLRPRRLQELEHREAHFV